In Marinicella rhabdoformis, one genomic interval encodes:
- a CDS encoding thiolase family protein, whose translation MSENIYIVAAKRTAIGSFQGQFANTPSPQLGAAAIKATVAQAGIEGADVEEALIGCVLPAGVGQAPARQAVLGADLPQSVRCTTINKVCGSGMKTVMMAHDAIKAGSAQVVLAGGMESMTMAPYVLPKARGGYRMGHAQMLDHMFFDGLQNPYDGNMMGVFAESCADKYTFSREAQDDFSATSVKRAMAAIESGAFDEEITTVDVKNRRDVVAVSKDQEPPTCNLDKIPKLRPAFRRDGGTVTAANASKISDGASMTLLASESYVNEKGLKPLAKIVGHHQYAHAPEWFTTAPVGAMQQLLEKINWTVEDVDLWEINEAFAVVTMAAMEDMNIDHDKVNVHGGATALGHPIGASGNRILVSLIYALKQRGLKRGVASLCIGGGEATAIAIELV comes from the coding sequence ATGAGTGAAAACATTTACATTGTCGCTGCCAAACGCACAGCGATTGGCTCATTCCAAGGTCAATTTGCCAACACGCCTTCGCCACAATTAGGCGCAGCTGCGATTAAGGCCACAGTGGCTCAAGCGGGTATTGAAGGCGCTGATGTTGAAGAAGCGTTGATTGGTTGTGTTTTGCCTGCAGGTGTAGGCCAAGCGCCAGCCAGACAAGCTGTTTTAGGGGCCGACTTACCTCAGTCTGTTCGTTGCACCACCATCAATAAAGTGTGTGGTTCAGGCATGAAAACGGTGATGATGGCTCATGATGCGATCAAAGCAGGGTCAGCTCAAGTGGTATTGGCAGGCGGTATGGAATCAATGACCATGGCACCTTATGTCTTACCCAAAGCCCGTGGCGGTTATCGTATGGGCCATGCACAAATGTTAGATCACATGTTTTTCGATGGCTTACAGAATCCATACGACGGTAACATGATGGGCGTTTTTGCTGAAAGTTGTGCTGACAAATACACCTTCAGCCGTGAAGCCCAGGATGACTTTTCAGCCACATCGGTTAAACGTGCGATGGCGGCGATTGAATCCGGCGCTTTTGATGAAGAAATCACAACCGTTGACGTTAAAAACAGACGTGATGTTGTTGCGGTTTCAAAAGATCAAGAGCCACCGACTTGTAACTTAGATAAAATTCCAAAGTTGCGTCCGGCTTTTCGTCGTGATGGCGGTACGGTAACGGCTGCCAATGCATCAAAAATTTCTGACGGTGCTTCGATGACCTTATTGGCATCTGAAAGCTATGTCAACGAAAAAGGCTTGAAGCCACTGGCGAAAATTGTCGGTCATCATCAATATGCACATGCACCAGAATGGTTCACAACGGCACCAGTGGGTGCGATGCAGCAGCTACTTGAGAAAATCAATTGGACAGTTGAAGATGTGGATTTATGGGAAATTAATGAAGCCTTCGCTGTGGTCACTATGGCTGCCATGGAAGACATGAACATTGATCATGATAAAGTGAATGTACACGGTGGTGCGACTGCTTTGGGCCATCCGATTGGTGCTTCTGGTAACCGCATTTTGGTCAGTTTGATTTATGCCTTGAAACAGCGTGGATTAAAACGCGGTGTGGCCTCTTTGTGTATCGGTGGCGGTGAGGCCACTGCCATTGCTATTGAACTGGTGTAA
- a CDS encoding acyl-CoA dehydrogenase family protein, translating into MNYDVALSEELELLRDTVRKFTAEEISPRAEQIDLDNLFPADLWQKMGDLGLLGMTIPGEYGGSEMGYLAHLVAMEEISRGSASVGLSYGAHSNLCVNNLFKHANEAQKQKYLPKLCSGEFVGALAMSEPGAGSDVVGSMACTAKEDGDHWVANGNKMWITNGPDADVLIVYMRTAGKEAGSKCMTAFLVEKGMAGFSTAQKLDKFGMRGSNTCELVFEDCRIPKENILGEVNQGVKILMSGLNTERVVLSGGPIGIMQAALDAAVPYVAERKQFGQDLGSFGLMQAKMGDMYAKTQASKYFAYGIAKDYDLGIESRLDPAACLYFASTSAVAVALEAIQALGGNGYINEYPTGRLLRDAKLYDIGAGTNEIRLMLIGRELYRDAKA; encoded by the coding sequence ATGAACTATGATGTCGCACTTTCAGAGGAATTAGAGCTGTTGAGAGACACCGTTCGTAAATTCACTGCTGAAGAAATTTCGCCTCGTGCAGAGCAAATTGACCTAGACAACTTATTTCCTGCTGATTTATGGCAGAAGATGGGTGATTTGGGCTTATTGGGTATGACCATTCCCGGTGAATACGGTGGTTCTGAAATGGGCTATTTGGCTCATTTGGTGGCCATGGAAGAGATTTCTCGGGGTTCGGCATCAGTTGGCTTATCGTATGGCGCACATTCAAATTTGTGCGTCAATAATTTATTCAAGCACGCCAATGAAGCACAAAAGCAAAAATACTTGCCAAAACTGTGTTCTGGCGAGTTTGTAGGCGCTTTGGCCATGAGCGAGCCAGGTGCTGGTTCGGACGTGGTCGGTTCAATGGCTTGTACAGCAAAAGAAGACGGTGACCACTGGGTCGCTAATGGCAACAAAATGTGGATCACCAATGGTCCAGATGCTGATGTGCTGATTGTTTATATGCGAACTGCTGGTAAAGAGGCCGGTTCAAAATGCATGACGGCTTTCTTGGTTGAAAAAGGCATGGCTGGCTTTTCTACGGCACAAAAATTAGATAAATTTGGTATGCGTGGTTCTAACACCTGTGAATTGGTGTTTGAAGATTGCCGCATTCCAAAAGAAAATATATTAGGTGAAGTGAATCAAGGCGTTAAAATATTAATGTCTGGTTTGAATACAGAGCGAGTGGTTCTTTCAGGTGGCCCAATTGGCATCATGCAAGCAGCATTAGATGCAGCGGTTCCTTATGTTGCTGAACGCAAGCAGTTCGGTCAGGATCTGGGCTCGTTCGGTTTGATGCAAGCCAAGATGGGTGACATGTACGCCAAAACACAAGCGTCGAAATACTTTGCATACGGCATTGCCAAAGACTATGACTTGGGCATTGAGTCAAGGTTAGACCCGGCAGCTTGTTTATACTTTGCTTCGACTTCAGCAGTGGCTGTGGCTTTGGAAGCGATTCAAGCATTGGGTGGAAACGGTTATATCAATGAATACCCAACAGGTCGTTTGTTGCGTGATGCCAAATTGTATGACATTGGCGCAGGCACAAATGAAATCAGGTTGATGTTGATTGGTCGTGAACTTTACCGTGATGCCAAAGCTTAA
- a CDS encoding Glu/Leu/Phe/Val dehydrogenase dimerization domain-containing protein, with amino-acid sequence MNIFETIDKTEHEEVVFCHNKDVGLKAIIAIHNTVLGPALGGLRMWPYKTEQEALNDVLRLSRGMTYKAAVSGLNLGGGKSIIIGDPKTDKSEELFRAFGRFMDSLGGRYITAEDVGIDVNDMEYVFQETDNVVGVHQMHGGSGDPSPFTAFGTYQGIKASLEKKYGNQEVGNYTYAVQGVGHVGFELVKLLRADGAKVFVTDINQEAVNQCVEELGCEAVGLDEIYDVDAEVYVPCALGATVNDETLERLKCDIICGSANNQLAEERHGNELEKRGMIYAPDYAVNAGGLMNVSIELEGYNRERAMRMTRNIYYNIKKIYDIAERDGIASWQAADRMGEERIQTMGRVKLPYMNQRKVNFSGRTKSGNS; translated from the coding sequence ATGAATATTTTTGAGACCATCGACAAAACCGAACACGAAGAAGTGGTTTTTTGTCATAACAAAGATGTGGGCTTGAAAGCCATAATTGCGATTCACAATACGGTATTGGGACCTGCCTTGGGTGGTTTGCGTATGTGGCCTTATAAAACTGAGCAAGAAGCTTTGAATGACGTGTTGCGTTTGTCACGTGGTATGACTTACAAAGCTGCTGTTTCTGGTTTGAACTTGGGTGGTGGTAAATCTATCATCATAGGTGACCCTAAAACTGATAAATCTGAAGAATTGTTCCGTGCTTTTGGTCGTTTTATGGATTCATTAGGTGGTCGCTATATTACAGCGGAAGACGTTGGTATTGATGTGAATGACATGGAGTATGTGTTTCAAGAAACAGATAATGTGGTTGGTGTTCATCAAATGCATGGTGGTTCTGGGGATCCTTCACCGTTTACTGCATTCGGTACATACCAGGGCATCAAAGCCAGTTTAGAAAAAAAATATGGCAACCAAGAAGTGGGTAATTATACCTACGCAGTTCAAGGTGTGGGCCATGTTGGTTTCGAATTGGTTAAATTGTTGCGTGCCGATGGCGCCAAAGTTTTTGTCACTGATATCAACCAAGAAGCAGTAAACCAATGTGTTGAAGAGCTGGGTTGTGAAGCCGTTGGTTTAGATGAGATTTATGATGTTGATGCTGAAGTTTATGTGCCTTGTGCTTTAGGTGCGACGGTTAATGATGAAACCTTAGAGCGTTTGAAGTGTGACATCATCTGTGGTTCTGCTAATAACCAATTGGCAGAAGAGCGCCATGGAAATGAGTTAGAAAAACGTGGCATGATTTATGCCCCTGATTACGCTGTGAATGCTGGCGGTTTGATGAACGTTTCTATCGAATTAGAAGGTTATAACCGTGAACGTGCGATGCGCATGACACGTAATATTTATTACAACATCAAGAAAATTTATGACATTGCTGAGCGTGATGGGATTGCTTCTTGGCAAGCGGCTGATCGCATGGGTGAAGAGCGAATCCAAACCATGGGTCGTGTGAAGTTGCCTTATATGAACCAACGTAAAGTCAACTTTTCTGGTAGAACTAAAAGCGGTAACAGCTGA
- the pheA gene encoding prephenate dehydratase, whose translation MTQDNKEWLLSLRTKIDGIDADIQSLISQRAEIANEVAQSKSKAETGGIYYRPEREAQVLREVKARNDGPLKDETLVRLFREIMSACLAQQKPLNIAYLGPEGTFSEMATYKFFGHSVKAMPEASIDQVFAEVEAGVADFGVVPVENSTEGAVNNTLDMFLSSPLKICGELDLPIHHHLMSQCKNLSDVKVVYSHRQSLAQCRAWLKNNAPHVETVSVSSNAAAARKASYSDHAAAIAGESAAAMYGLEILYSEIEDRADNATRFLMIGKQVLNSSGQDKTSLMVSAEDEAGVLFHLLKPLNDCGVSMTRIESRPSKQGRWDYVFFIDLVGHVEDENIAKAMRQMERFTKHLKVLGSYPQSV comes from the coding sequence ATGACACAAGATAACAAAGAATGGTTGTTGAGTTTAAGAACGAAAATTGACGGTATAGATGCAGACATTCAATCCCTGATTTCTCAACGCGCTGAAATAGCCAATGAAGTGGCTCAAAGCAAGTCAAAAGCTGAAACAGGAGGTATTTATTATCGACCTGAACGTGAAGCTCAGGTTTTACGTGAAGTGAAAGCGCGCAATGACGGCCCTTTGAAAGATGAAACTTTGGTGCGTTTGTTCCGTGAAATCATGTCAGCATGTTTGGCACAACAAAAGCCATTAAATATTGCTTATTTGGGCCCTGAGGGGACATTCTCTGAAATGGCGACATACAAATTTTTTGGTCATTCGGTTAAAGCCATGCCAGAAGCCTCTATTGATCAGGTGTTTGCAGAGGTTGAAGCAGGTGTGGCAGATTTCGGTGTGGTGCCAGTAGAAAATTCAACTGAGGGTGCCGTAAATAATACATTGGACATGTTTTTATCGTCACCATTAAAGATATGTGGCGAGTTAGATTTGCCTATTCACCACCATTTAATGAGTCAATGTAAGAACTTGTCTGATGTCAAGGTGGTGTATTCTCACCGGCAATCTTTGGCTCAATGTCGTGCTTGGTTGAAAAATAATGCACCGCATGTAGAAACAGTGTCAGTCAGTAGTAATGCAGCTGCAGCCAGAAAAGCCAGTTATTCAGATCATGCTGCAGCGATTGCAGGAGAGTCAGCAGCGGCGATGTATGGTCTAGAAATCTTGTACAGTGAAATTGAAGATCGGGCTGATAATGCCACTCGGTTTTTAATGATTGGCAAACAGGTTTTGAACAGCAGTGGTCAGGATAAGACATCATTGATGGTGTCAGCAGAGGATGAAGCAGGTGTGTTGTTTCATTTACTGAAGCCTTTGAATGACTGCGGTGTCAGCATGACGCGGATTGAGTCAAGACCATCCAAACAAGGCCGATGGGATTATGTATTTTTTATTGATTTAGTCGGTCATGTTGAGGATGAAAATATTGCCAAAGCAATGCGTCAAATGGAGCGATTCACTAAGCATTTAAAGGTTCTGGGTTCCTACCCACAGTCAGTCTGA
- a CDS encoding ExeM/NucH family extracellular endonuclease, giving the protein MKNSIAPKLSLALALLVSFHSQASTMCNRTSVTIAEVQGDGAKSPLLGQKVTVEGVVVGDFQGKGALEGFYLQSLKADDNPKTSEAVFVHHSKTDVSLGSHVVVHGMVSERHDLTQIHSAMIGDVCAEQVPLPEATAITLPLSDKNLEPFEGMRVTLPQQLTVTDTYSFAKHGQITLSAGRLFSATQVAMPGADAKKVMLQNAMNQIKLDDGKNKSFADQTITVDHVGKRFSAKNPVRLGYQVSPVTGVLDYAFGEYKIQPTSQLQFTAGGSLRTPVVQGINGQLKVATFNIENFFHTIDNGIEICGPKKSWGCRGADSEQEFNRQLNKTVSAIVQSGADVVALQELQNDDDASVKALVNALNKASKTAWGFVDSGYLADDVIKVGIIYKKQAVKPVGEFAVLDNKSDPEFKVHRHRPILLQGFETRSGKQFQLASIHLKSKSCREAKGDNKAQGDGQGCYAGERALAAKQLVAWIKSDPLGLGIEHTVLAGDFNSYGREDSIRILEAGGYTDLARHEIGDQNWTTSYRGKVGALDHIMVSRNVLEYTNGFKQWHINSDEFRGFSYDLEGLDEGQDRPKHFYDKGPFSSSDHDLVIMGLDL; this is encoded by the coding sequence ATGAAAAACTCAATTGCACCAAAACTATCCTTAGCCTTGGCTTTACTCGTCAGTTTCCACAGCCAAGCCAGTACGATGTGTAACCGCACAAGTGTCACTATTGCTGAAGTGCAAGGTGACGGTGCCAAGAGTCCATTGCTTGGTCAAAAAGTCACTGTTGAAGGTGTGGTTGTCGGAGATTTTCAAGGAAAAGGTGCTTTAGAAGGTTTTTATTTGCAGTCGCTCAAAGCGGATGACAACCCAAAGACTTCTGAGGCTGTGTTTGTACATCACTCAAAAACTGATGTGTCGTTGGGCAGTCATGTGGTGGTCCATGGCATGGTGTCAGAGCGCCATGACTTGACGCAAATTCATTCTGCCATGATTGGTGATGTTTGTGCTGAGCAAGTGCCTTTACCTGAAGCAACGGCGATTACTTTACCGCTGTCAGATAAAAATTTAGAGCCTTTTGAAGGCATGCGAGTGACTTTGCCACAACAATTAACCGTGACCGATACTTACAGTTTTGCAAAACACGGTCAGATTACGCTATCTGCTGGCAGGTTGTTCAGTGCCACGCAAGTGGCCATGCCAGGAGCTGATGCCAAGAAGGTGATGCTACAAAATGCCATGAATCAAATCAAGCTTGATGATGGAAAAAATAAATCATTTGCTGATCAGACCATAACAGTTGATCATGTAGGCAAAAGATTCAGTGCCAAAAACCCCGTTCGCTTGGGTTACCAAGTGTCTCCTGTGACGGGCGTTTTAGATTACGCCTTTGGTGAATACAAAATTCAACCGACATCACAGCTTCAGTTTACTGCGGGTGGCAGTTTGCGGACGCCAGTGGTTCAAGGTATCAATGGCCAATTGAAAGTGGCCACATTCAATATAGAAAACTTTTTTCATACCATTGATAACGGTATAGAAATCTGTGGGCCAAAAAAATCTTGGGGATGTCGAGGTGCTGACAGCGAACAAGAGTTTAACCGCCAGTTGAATAAAACAGTGTCAGCGATTGTGCAATCGGGTGCTGACGTGGTTGCCTTGCAAGAGTTACAAAATGATGACGATGCCAGTGTTAAAGCGTTGGTCAACGCCTTGAATAAAGCAAGCAAGACGGCATGGGGTTTTGTTGACAGTGGCTATTTGGCTGATGATGTCATCAAAGTGGGTATTATTTATAAAAAGCAAGCGGTGAAGCCTGTGGGTGAGTTCGCCGTGTTGGACAACAAAAGTGACCCTGAGTTTAAAGTGCACAGACACCGTCCTATTTTGTTACAAGGCTTCGAAACCCGTTCAGGCAAGCAGTTTCAGCTGGCATCAATCCACTTGAAATCTAAAAGTTGTCGGGAAGCTAAAGGTGACAACAAAGCCCAAGGTGATGGACAAGGTTGTTACGCTGGTGAGCGTGCATTGGCTGCCAAACAATTGGTGGCTTGGATTAAGTCCGATCCATTAGGGCTGGGAATAGAACATACTGTTTTGGCAGGTGACTTCAACAGCTACGGCCGTGAAGATTCAATTCGTATATTAGAAGCCGGTGGCTACACGGACTTGGCTCGACATGAGATAGGGGATCAAAATTGGACCACATCTTATCGTGGTAAAGTGGGGGCTTTGGACCACATCATGGTGAGTCGCAATGTGCTTGAATATACCAATGGGTTCAAACAATGGCACATCAACTCAGATGAATTTCGCGGTTTCAGTTACGACCTTGAAGGTTTGGATGAAGGTCAGGATAGGCCGAAGCACTTCTATGACAAAGGGCCATTCAGTTCATCAGATCATGACTTGGTCATCATGGGGTTGGATTTATAA
- a CDS encoding M14 family metallopeptidase, translating into MKISSAFDGGRIDVVKADSFDDIQLNIKNDSNSDFRQWFYFRIQGVKDQNCVVKFLNAADCFVAEGWEDYDVCASVDREEWFRIPTDYDGKQMTVEFTADTDDIYLAYFAPYSFERHLNLLAFAQQSDLCRLQSLGETVDGRDFDMLVIDDVESDQAEKKNLWVIARQHPGETMAEWCAEGFLETILDADNPTSRTLLQQCRFFVVPNMNPDGAYRGNLRVNATGANLNREWLEPTMEKSPEVYLVREQMHKHGVDMFIDMHGDEAIPYNFVAGCEGNPNYDERLKGLEEAFKAAFHAASPDFQDEHGYPKDEPGKGDLRIATNYVGETFNCLAYTLEMPFKDNHDLPDEMYGWSPERSKKLGEDIVIAINNTTDKI; encoded by the coding sequence ATGAAAATCAGCAGTGCATTTGACGGTGGCCGCATTGACGTGGTCAAAGCCGATTCTTTTGATGACATCCAACTTAACATCAAAAACGATTCAAATTCAGACTTTAGACAATGGTTTTACTTCCGCATACAGGGTGTGAAAGACCAAAACTGTGTGGTGAAATTTTTGAATGCTGCCGATTGTTTTGTGGCTGAAGGTTGGGAAGATTATGATGTCTGTGCATCGGTTGACCGTGAAGAATGGTTCCGCATCCCGACTGACTATGATGGCAAGCAAATGACTGTTGAATTCACTGCCGATACCGATGACATCTATTTGGCTTATTTTGCGCCGTATTCTTTTGAACGCCACTTGAATTTATTGGCTTTTGCACAACAGTCAGACTTGTGTCGTTTGCAAAGCTTGGGTGAGACAGTTGATGGTCGTGATTTCGATATGTTGGTGATTGATGACGTAGAAAGCGATCAAGCTGAAAAGAAAAATTTGTGGGTGATAGCGCGTCAACATCCGGGCGAAACCATGGCTGAATGGTGTGCTGAAGGATTCTTGGAAACCATTTTAGATGCCGACAACCCAACGTCTCGAACGCTGTTACAGCAGTGTCGATTTTTTGTTGTGCCCAATATGAATCCTGACGGCGCCTACCGTGGTAACTTGCGTGTTAATGCGACAGGTGCCAACTTAAACCGAGAGTGGTTAGAGCCTACCATGGAAAAATCGCCAGAAGTTTATTTGGTGCGCGAACAAATGCACAAGCATGGCGTGGACATGTTCATCGATATGCATGGTGACGAGGCGATTCCCTATAATTTTGTCGCTGGTTGTGAAGGGAATCCTAATTATGATGAACGGTTGAAAGGTTTGGAAGAGGCTTTCAAAGCGGCTTTCCATGCGGCCAGTCCTGATTTCCAAGATGAGCACGGTTACCCTAAAGATGAACCGGGTAAAGGTGATTTGCGCATTGCGACCAATTACGTTGGCGAAACTTTCAATTGTTTGGCTTACACTTTGGAGATGCCATTCAAAGACAATCACGACTTGCCTGATGAGATGTATGGCTGGTCACCTGAGCGCAGCAAAAAGCTGGGTGAAGACATTGTCATAGCCATCAACAACACCACAGACAAAATTTAA
- the dgt gene encoding dGTPase, which yields MMGIKFNIKMSALRPYGAPSNKTSTPADITNQLESDRGRIIQSASVRRLQQKTQVFPLERNAAVRSRLTHSLEVQQNGRYIVKTLFKKLQGREKELGLNGLAGAVESLVEMACLMHDIGNPPFGHFGEAAINGWFNSKQFKKFKAWKTVKGESLRKLLIKDLQNFEGNAQAVRLTYSLQQMNLTHAQTAAILKYTRGAWEKREDKDPLSQLKKKPGFYWSEREAVAKMCDALEVQLGHRHPFTYIMEAADDMAYCLADIEDAVEKGILNLSQLSGLIVKTFHALGGDVDASNITSFNHSEKSLKRVVNEAIQASKTDVIDGNHQFFIKLRINLIHHLVNHAANRFIDNIETIYRGDFNQALLEDDSVAMQIVQTFKGIGYNHVFNHKEVQTLELQGHQIITGLLDIYAKVLKLSGAKMSDLLSGNSDCLYEQLLFNRIDPKIRKAYQKAVKEQGGELEFYYRCRMIQDHISAMTDHSAHDEYKTLMVAD from the coding sequence ATGATGGGTATAAAATTCAATATAAAAATGTCGGCTTTGCGGCCTTATGGGGCACCGTCAAACAAAACCAGTACACCAGCAGACATCACCAATCAATTGGAATCTGATCGTGGGCGGATTATTCAATCGGCGTCTGTCAGGCGTTTGCAGCAGAAGACGCAAGTATTTCCTTTGGAACGCAATGCGGCGGTGCGGTCGCGGCTGACCCATTCTTTGGAAGTGCAACAGAACGGTCGCTATATTGTGAAGACGCTGTTTAAAAAACTTCAAGGTCGCGAAAAAGAGTTGGGTCTGAACGGGTTGGCAGGAGCGGTTGAGTCTTTGGTGGAGATGGCTTGTTTGATGCATGACATTGGTAACCCACCTTTTGGGCACTTTGGTGAGGCAGCCATCAATGGTTGGTTCAATTCAAAGCAATTCAAGAAGTTTAAAGCTTGGAAGACGGTCAAAGGTGAGTCACTGCGTAAACTGCTAATAAAAGACTTACAAAATTTTGAAGGCAATGCACAAGCGGTGAGATTGACTTATTCTTTGCAGCAAATGAACCTGACGCACGCACAAACCGCTGCGATTTTGAAATACACCCGTGGTGCTTGGGAAAAACGTGAAGACAAAGACCCTTTGAGTCAATTAAAAAAGAAGCCGGGTTTTTACTGGTCTGAACGAGAAGCTGTGGCGAAAATGTGCGATGCATTAGAGGTACAGTTAGGTCACAGGCACCCATTCACATATATTATGGAAGCGGCTGATGACATGGCTTATTGTTTGGCTGATATTGAAGATGCAGTTGAAAAAGGTATATTGAACTTGTCCCAACTGTCGGGGTTGATTGTGAAGACGTTCCATGCCTTAGGTGGTGATGTTGATGCCAGCAATATCACGTCATTTAATCACTCTGAAAAAAGTTTAAAAAGAGTGGTTAATGAGGCAATTCAAGCTTCAAAAACTGATGTCATTGATGGTAATCATCAATTTTTCATCAAGTTGCGTATCAATTTGATTCACCATTTGGTCAATCATGCGGCCAATCGTTTTATAGACAATATCGAAACAATTTATCGAGGAGACTTCAACCAAGCCCTATTAGAAGATGATTCTGTAGCGATGCAGATTGTACAAACATTCAAGGGTATTGGGTATAACCATGTTTTTAATCACAAAGAAGTGCAGACCTTGGAGCTGCAAGGTCATCAAATCATCACGGGTTTGCTTGATATTTATGCCAAGGTTTTGAAATTATCCGGCGCAAAAATGTCTGACTTACTTTCGGGTAATAGCGATTGTTTGTATGAGCAGCTCTTGTTCAATCGCATTGATCCAAAGATCCGTAAAGCTTATCAAAAAGCGGTGAAAGAGCAGGGTGGAGAACTGGAGTTTTATTATCGTTGTCGCATGATACAAGACCACATTTCTGCCATGACCGATCACAGTGCCCATGATGAGTACAAAACTTTGATGGTGGCGGATTGA